One window from the genome of Crassostrea angulata isolate pt1a10 chromosome 2, ASM2561291v2, whole genome shotgun sequence encodes:
- the LOC128172650 gene encoding uncharacterized protein LOC128172650 yields MPLARRKIPIICNFHFFLTDVITCSNNFSDTKTSAKQELAERTEAPKDVAVVSEKDGKRERKMTSKMEESTKDVTRSAVKPAKKGNLQTNGKRKKSSKKELPSASCLESVETLPDKSKKKKSKDASIKKATEKNKKDISHVADILMSSLMEEEDSNNSSSLKSGSQSTGDPKLASQLSLTSSRSSSPTPLFSAQPETATTSSRTPQSSSSWTPHLSSSWTPHSSSTWTPYSSSTWTPQSQPVSSSWTHHCESSWTQQQSQSHFSLWTPQPQQHPSSSWTSPQSSGTSLHSQEGGYQSSSSLSGEAVVVSMDIDRLQTSQTYQSSCRSCDQLKFNIETLQRQLYELQQTHSVYNTRLYQLEQQVTQMKSNIQGTVAGISGLQDQQPTVEVVSEILYNGFTKAQLEHDLPSRGWKSDAKWLLRIMFSLAELKGHSITGHHGSKKTGAARPPLENRDKLRVLYDIIKEKYPGRMITDINLVLADVVKPSAAGMSSTL; encoded by the exons ATGCCCCTTgcacgtagaaaaattccaattatttgcaattTCCATTTTTTCCTCACAGATGTGATAACATGCTCTAATAATTTTTCAGATACCAAAACTTCTGCAAAGCAAGAACTTGCAGAAAGGACCGAAGCACCCAAAGATGTTGCTGTAGTGTCAGAAAAAGATGggaaaagagagagaaaaatgaCCTCAAAGATGGAAGAGAGTACAAAG GATGTCACAAGGTCCGCAGTAAAGCCTGCGAAAAAAGGCAATCTGCAGACAAACGGAAAG agaaaaaaatcaagtaaaaaaGAATTGCCATCAGCTTCATGTCTTGAAAGTGTTGAGACATTACca GATAAATCAAAGAAGAAGAAAAGTAAGGACGCTTCCATTAAAAAggcaacagaaaaaaat AAGAAAGATATATCTCATGTTGCTGACATATTAATGTCCTCGCTAATGGAGGAGGAAGATTCCAACAATTCTTCATCCCTGAAAAGTGGATCACAATCTACTGGAGACCCAAAACTAGCAAGCCAGCTTTCTTTGACATCATCAAGATCATCGTCTCCAACACCTTTATTTTCTGCACAGCCAGAAACAGCGACAACCTCATCAAGGACACCACAGTCATCGTCGTCATGGACACCACATTTGTCCTCATCATGGACGCCACATTCATCATCAACATGGACACCTTATTCATCATCAACATGGACACCACAATCCCAACCAGTATCATCCTCATGGACACACCATTGTGAATCATCATGGACACAACAACAATCCCAGTCACATTTTTCACTCTGGACACCACAGCCCCAACAACATCCATCTTCATCTTGGACATCACCTCAGTCGTCAGGTACATCGCTTCATTCCCAGGAGGGTGGTTATCAGTCCTCAAGTTCCTTATCAGGAGAGGCTGTTGTAGTGTCAATGGATATTGACAGACTTCAGACAAGCCAGACGTATCAATCCTCTTGTAGAAGCTGTGACCAattgaaatttaacatagagACTCTGCAGCGTCAGTTATATGAATTGCAGCAGACACACTCTGTCTACAACACCAGATTATATCAG CTTGAACAGCAGGTGACACAAATGAAGTCGAATATTCAAGGAACTGTGGCAGGCATCAGTGGACTACAG GATCAACAACCAACAGTTGAAGTAGTTTCAGAAATTCTATATAATGGATTTACAAAG gCACAGCTGGAACATGACCTTCCTAGCAGAGGATGGAAGTCTGATGCTAAGTGGCTGCTAAGGATAATGTTTTCATTAGCAGAACTGAAAGGCCATTCTATAACTGGCCATCATGGCAGCAAAAAGACTGGAGCAGCTCGGCCCCCGTTAGAAAACCGAGACAAACTTCGAGTCCTTTATG ACATCATAAAGGAAAAGTATCCTGGCCGAATGATTACAGACATTAATTTAGTGCTTGCTGATGTGGTCAAACCGTCTGCAGCTGGGATGTCATCAACTCTTTAA